In Ignavibacteriota bacterium, one genomic interval encodes:
- a CDS encoding 4Fe-4S dicluster domain-containing protein — protein MLKEYGILFDVNLCLGCGSCYEACKEANNLPETNDDFLKDHLSESTFTVVEQYGEHFARKLCMHCNEPACESVCLVGAIKKSETGAVVYDADKCIGCRYCMQACPQKIPRYEWGSTNPRIRKCILCHTRVKAGKLPACSEICPTEATLFGSMEKIIEVAQNRIKNNPENYYPKIYGLEEAGGGHVLVISPVPFEKLGYTSDIPKKSMPEFTMQAMEKIPGVVMGGGVFLSAMYWLTKRKNQIAKENNLNSQGKN, from the coding sequence ATGTTGAAAGAATACGGAATACTCTTTGATGTTAATTTATGTCTTGGATGCGGCTCTTGTTATGAAGCGTGCAAAGAAGCAAATAACCTTCCTGAAACAAATGATGATTTTTTGAAAGATCATCTTTCTGAAAGCACTTTTACTGTAGTTGAACAATACGGTGAACATTTTGCAAGAAAACTATGTATGCATTGTAATGAACCCGCATGCGAGTCGGTTTGTTTAGTTGGCGCGATTAAAAAATCTGAGACGGGTGCTGTTGTTTACGATGCAGATAAATGCATTGGATGCAGATACTGCATGCAGGCATGTCCGCAGAAAATACCCCGCTACGAATGGGGAAGCACGAATCCAAGAATTCGTAAATGCATTCTTTGCCATACAAGAGTTAAAGCTGGTAAATTACCAGCATGTTCTGAAATTTGTCCGACTGAAGCTACACTTTTCGGAAGTATGGAAAAAATAATAGAAGTTGCGCAAAACAGAATAAAAAATAATCCCGAAAATTATTACCCAAAAATATATGGATTAGAAGAAGCCGGAGGTGGTCATGTTCTTGTAATTTCTCCGGTGCCATTTGAAAAACTAGGTTATACATCCGACATTCCCAAAAAATCTATGCCCGAATTTACAATGCAGGCAATGGAAAAAATTCCCGGTGTTGTTATGGGAGGCGGAGTATTTTTAAGTGCGATGTATTGGCTGACAAAAAGAAAAAATCAGATTGCAAAAGAAAATAATCTTAATTCCCAGGGAAAAAATTGA